The following are encoded in a window of Legionella geestiana genomic DNA:
- a CDS encoding Tex family protein, with protein MTQEMLTEAALIANALKVKVSQVEAAVRLLDEGATVPFIARYRKEVTGSLDDTQLRFLQERLHYLRELEARREAVLESIRSQEKLTPQLETAIRAAETKTQLEDLYLPFRPKRRTKAQIAREAGLEPLAQLLREGVDADPLILAEGYLNPEAEVADARAALDGARQILMETFAEDAALVHTLREHLWQNGILEARGEEETKSSAKKGAAGKFADYLNYSEPLRKIPSHRALALFRGRRENVLRFTLSLPQDPDFGVRMINAHFDIKDAGRPADAWMQETVRQCWKIKLFTKLELELLARLREAADEEAIRVFARNLRDLLLAAPAGAQTTLGLDPGIRTGVKAVVIDKTGKLLDYTTVFPFPPQNALQESIAELARLCVRHNVQLISIGNGTGSRETERLVAELAKRYADLKLAKMVVSEAGASVYSASELAAQEFPDLDVTLRGAVSIARRLQDPLAELVKIEPKAIGVGQYQHDVNQSRLARSLEGVVEDCVNAVGVDVNTASIPLLARISGLNEGLARNLVEYRDANGAFKSREQLRAVPRMGEKTFQQCAGFLRIREGDNPLDASAVHPEAYPVVEKILAACNVELRELMGNQSLLKSVNAEAFVDGELGLPTVMDVLRELEKPGRDPRPGFKTAVFREGVEDIKHLEVGMILEGVVSNVTNFGAFVDIGVHQDGLVHISALKNRYVNDPHAVVKAGEIVTVKVVEVDCERRRIGLSMRLEEEAPRAAVVRKTEKPEGARAKSAPAVSAKPPRTNKKPEAAQKPVVEKKKTVFNTAMADALARLKRGN; from the coding sequence ATGACCCAGGAGATGTTGACGGAAGCGGCGTTGATTGCCAACGCGCTAAAGGTGAAAGTATCACAGGTGGAGGCGGCTGTCCGCCTGCTGGATGAAGGTGCGACAGTCCCCTTCATAGCGCGCTACCGTAAGGAAGTGACCGGAAGTCTGGATGATACGCAATTGCGTTTTTTGCAGGAGCGGCTTCATTATCTGCGAGAGCTTGAGGCGCGCCGTGAGGCGGTGCTTGAGTCTATCCGTTCTCAGGAAAAGCTGACACCACAGCTGGAAACGGCCATTCGTGCTGCCGAAACCAAAACCCAGCTTGAAGACCTTTACCTGCCGTTTCGTCCCAAACGCCGCACGAAAGCCCAGATTGCCCGCGAGGCAGGTCTTGAGCCGCTGGCTCAGCTTCTGCGTGAGGGCGTGGATGCCGATCCGCTGATACTGGCAGAGGGATATCTTAATCCAGAGGCGGAAGTGGCTGATGCCCGCGCAGCCCTTGATGGCGCGCGTCAAATCCTTATGGAAACCTTTGCTGAAGATGCGGCACTGGTGCATACGCTGCGTGAACATCTCTGGCAGAATGGCATACTGGAAGCCCGTGGCGAAGAAGAGACGAAGAGCAGTGCCAAAAAGGGCGCTGCCGGCAAGTTTGCGGATTATCTCAATTATTCTGAACCGCTTCGCAAAATCCCCTCTCACCGCGCGCTGGCGCTTTTTCGCGGGCGTCGGGAAAATGTTCTGCGTTTTACGCTCTCACTGCCTCAGGACCCTGATTTTGGCGTACGCATGATTAATGCGCATTTTGACATTAAAGATGCCGGTCGCCCTGCAGATGCCTGGATGCAGGAAACAGTGCGTCAGTGCTGGAAAATTAAACTGTTCACCAAACTTGAACTGGAACTTCTGGCGCGTCTTCGCGAAGCGGCGGATGAAGAAGCCATTCGCGTATTTGCCCGCAATCTGCGCGACTTATTGCTTGCAGCGCCCGCGGGCGCTCAGACGACACTGGGACTTGACCCTGGTATTCGCACTGGCGTTAAAGCGGTCGTCATTGACAAAACCGGCAAGCTGCTCGATTACACGACCGTGTTTCCGTTTCCACCACAAAATGCGCTGCAGGAGTCGATTGCCGAGCTCGCGCGTTTGTGTGTGCGTCATAATGTGCAGCTTATCAGTATCGGAAACGGGACGGGTTCGCGGGAAACCGAGCGACTGGTTGCGGAACTGGCCAAACGGTATGCGGATCTTAAACTCGCCAAAATGGTTGTGAGTGAAGCCGGTGCATCGGTGTATTCGGCCTCCGAACTGGCCGCTCAGGAATTCCCTGATTTGGATGTTACCCTGAGAGGTGCTGTTTCCATCGCCCGCCGTCTGCAGGACCCGCTGGCGGAGCTCGTTAAAATTGAGCCGAAGGCGATTGGTGTCGGGCAATACCAGCATGATGTGAATCAAAGCCGTCTTGCCCGAAGCCTTGAAGGCGTTGTGGAGGATTGCGTAAACGCGGTTGGCGTGGATGTAAATACCGCCTCGATTCCCCTGCTCGCACGTATTTCCGGCCTGAATGAAGGCCTTGCCCGCAATCTTGTGGAGTATCGGGACGCGAACGGAGCGTTTAAAAGCCGCGAGCAGTTACGCGCCGTACCACGCATGGGTGAGAAAACCTTTCAGCAATGCGCGGGTTTTCTCAGGATTCGAGAGGGCGATAACCCGCTGGATGCCTCTGCGGTACACCCTGAGGCCTATCCCGTGGTCGAAAAAATTCTTGCGGCCTGTAATGTGGAACTGCGGGAGCTGATGGGCAATCAGTCGCTGTTGAAGTCTGTGAATGCGGAAGCATTCGTGGATGGAGAGCTTGGCCTGCCCACCGTTATGGATGTGTTGCGCGAGCTCGAAAAACCAGGACGCGACCCACGACCTGGCTTTAAGACGGCCGTCTTTCGCGAAGGTGTGGAGGACATTAAGCACCTTGAGGTCGGCATGATACTCGAAGGAGTGGTCAGCAATGTGACCAACTTTGGGGCATTTGTGGATATTGGGGTGCATCAGGATGGCCTCGTGCATATCTCTGCTCTTAAAAACCGGTATGTGAATGATCCGCACGCGGTGGTAAAAGCCGGCGAAATTGTCACGGTCAAAGTGGTAGAAGTGGATTGCGAGCGCCGACGTATCGGACTCAGCATGCGACTTGAAGAAGAGGCTCCCCGGGCCGCGGTTGTCCGCAAAACGGAGAAGCCTGAGGGTGCTCGCGCAAAATCCGCGCCGGCAGTCTCAGCGAAGCCACCACGTACCAATAAAAAACCAGAGGCGGCTCAAAAACCCGTTGTGGAAAAGAAAAAGACGGTATTCAACACGGCCATGGCGGATGCGCTAGCCAGACTGAAGCGGGGTAACTGA
- the glmS gene encoding glutamine--fructose-6-phosphate transaminase (isomerizing) — MCGIVGAVSKRDVSRMLLEGLRRLEYRGYDSAGIAVIDANARLRRVRVLGKVQALADAMQETSISGCTGIAHTRWATHGKPSESNAHPHMSRGEIAVVHNGIIENHEQLRARLREQGYQFTSETDTEVAAHLIHHYYQEHEHLLTAVQKAAAQLHGAFALAVIHQQRPGEIVVIRKGSPLVLGSGIDELFIASDAMALRAFAEKVAYLEEGDSAILHDGQVRIQDADGRTVEREWHVLHGDCELVSKGNYRHFMLKEIFEQTRVLSDTLEGRVASLEVLRAGFGEVAARMMDSVRNIHIVACGTSYHAGLVAKYWLESLAGVPTSVEIASEYRYRDVVVPENTLFIAVSQSGETADTLAALTRAKTQSYLGTFAICNVPTSTLVREADAVFLTRAGIEIGVASTKAFTTQLCAFLMLAAAMCRDERAHTVLKELRELPLLSEQFLATNDRVAELSACFVNKAHALFLGRGVQYPVALEGALKLKEISYIHAEAYPAGELKHGPLALVDKDMPVVAVAPNDALLDKLRSNLHEVSARGAELYVFMDDSHAWDGHAAELIKVPSCGQWIAPILYTIPLQLLAYHVAVAKGTDVDQPRNLAKSVTVE; from the coding sequence ATGTGTGGAATAGTGGGTGCGGTATCTAAACGGGATGTCAGCAGAATGCTGCTTGAGGGCTTGCGGCGTCTTGAGTACCGCGGGTACGACTCGGCCGGTATTGCCGTTATCGATGCGAATGCGCGCTTACGGCGCGTGCGGGTGCTGGGCAAGGTACAGGCACTCGCGGATGCGATGCAGGAAACCTCAATTTCAGGATGTACCGGTATCGCGCATACCCGCTGGGCAACCCATGGCAAGCCGTCTGAAAGCAATGCCCATCCACACATGTCGCGCGGTGAAATCGCCGTGGTGCACAATGGCATCATCGAGAACCACGAACAGCTGCGCGCGCGCCTGCGTGAACAGGGATATCAGTTCACCTCCGAAACGGACACCGAAGTTGCCGCCCATTTGATTCATCATTATTACCAGGAACATGAGCATCTTTTGACGGCGGTGCAAAAAGCTGCCGCGCAACTGCATGGCGCCTTTGCACTCGCCGTGATTCACCAGCAGCGTCCGGGTGAAATCGTTGTGATTCGAAAGGGCAGCCCACTGGTGCTGGGTTCAGGGATTGATGAACTGTTTATTGCCTCCGATGCCATGGCGCTGCGTGCCTTTGCGGAAAAGGTTGCTTATCTTGAGGAAGGCGACAGTGCCATTCTCCATGACGGCCAGGTGCGTATCCAGGATGCTGATGGTCGCACGGTTGAGCGTGAATGGCATGTGCTGCACGGTGACTGCGAACTGGTCAGCAAGGGAAATTACCGCCATTTCATGCTGAAGGAAATTTTCGAGCAGACCCGCGTGCTTTCCGACACCCTTGAAGGGCGTGTTGCGAGCCTTGAGGTCTTGCGTGCGGGCTTTGGTGAAGTCGCCGCCCGCATGATGGATTCCGTGCGTAACATTCACATTGTCGCCTGTGGCACCAGTTACCATGCGGGGCTTGTCGCCAAATACTGGCTGGAATCTCTGGCAGGCGTGCCCACTTCGGTGGAAATTGCGAGCGAATACCGCTATCGCGATGTTGTAGTGCCTGAGAATACGCTCTTTATCGCCGTGTCTCAGTCCGGTGAAACAGCTGACACTCTCGCCGCACTCACCCGCGCAAAAACGCAGTCCTACCTTGGCACCTTCGCTATCTGTAACGTACCGACCAGCACGCTTGTGCGAGAAGCCGATGCCGTGTTCCTCACCCGTGCAGGCATTGAAATTGGCGTTGCGTCCACCAAGGCGTTTACAACCCAGCTCTGTGCATTTTTGATGCTGGCGGCCGCGATGTGCCGTGACGAGCGTGCGCATACCGTGTTGAAAGAACTTCGAGAGCTGCCCCTGTTGAGTGAACAGTTTCTGGCAACCAACGACCGCGTTGCCGAACTCTCTGCCTGTTTTGTGAATAAGGCGCATGCTCTTTTTCTTGGCCGCGGGGTACAGTATCCGGTGGCACTTGAGGGTGCGCTTAAACTCAAGGAAATTTCCTACATCCATGCAGAAGCCTATCCTGCAGGAGAGTTGAAGCACGGTCCGCTCGCACTGGTGGACAAGGACATGCCGGTTGTCGCTGTCGCGCCCAATGACGCGCTGCTTGACAAGCTGAGGTCCAATCTGCACGAGGTCAGTGCAAGGGGAGCGGAGCTCTATGTATTTATGGATGATTCACATGCATGGGATGGCCATGCGGCAGAGTTGATTAAGGTTCCCTCCTGTGGCCAGTGGATTGCGCCCATTCTCTACACCATACCCCTGCAGTTGCTCGCTTATCATGTTGCGGTGGCCAAGGGTACTGATGTGGACCAGCCGCGAAACCTCGCCAAGTCAGTGACGGTAGAATGA
- the plaC gene encoding lysophospholipase/glycerophospholipid:cholesterol acyltransferase PlaC has product MRTHTCRGLLAALLLLPTVLFADMPVKSMVIFGDSLSDTGNTTHLLKSLRRDENPAFLVRPLKVFVIRKMEEFADDYHVPQSVLDAGIDMVQNFFDDELAPMMATLVSSVRKVPVIPGAPYWHWRFSNGPVWNEYLALMLGIDPKDVVFSRNQAFAGGWAVTWDYHLTTWNLIRHPIDTIKGVIVGKLIPPSLGLSTQGFLMSEGSVDSEPVYFILGGGNDYLNAFVFDDTRDSAVMSDYIDNVVNGLEASVRRLVQSGARKVVVIGLPDIGLSPKFLNTPEGPLLSNATRMHNDRLADRTQQWRGEWPEVDFLMVDIQPFLQTAMNNPEKSGFLNVTEPCTDVKLPQVRALRHSPFARNYVLLHAEAMQTVGPGLHGKNYNVCDRPETYLFWDDIHPSTRAHQMMAVEICEAMKAHGYTIECAVAGEI; this is encoded by the coding sequence ATGCGCACACACACATGCCGGGGCCTGTTGGCCGCCCTTTTGCTGTTGCCCACCGTACTGTTTGCCGACATGCCGGTGAAGTCCATGGTGATTTTTGGTGACAGCCTTTCAGATACCGGCAACACCACCCATCTTTTAAAAAGCCTGCGCCGAGATGAAAACCCCGCTTTTCTGGTGCGTCCTCTGAAGGTGTTTGTCATTCGCAAAATGGAAGAGTTTGCCGATGATTACCACGTTCCGCAGTCGGTGCTCGATGCCGGAATCGACATGGTTCAGAATTTTTTTGACGATGAGCTCGCGCCAATGATGGCAACCCTTGTCAGCAGTGTGCGCAAGGTGCCGGTTATTCCGGGCGCACCCTACTGGCACTGGCGTTTTTCTAACGGCCCGGTGTGGAACGAATATCTGGCTTTGATGCTCGGTATCGACCCTAAAGACGTGGTTTTCTCGCGCAATCAGGCCTTTGCCGGCGGCTGGGCGGTGACCTGGGATTATCACCTCACCACCTGGAACCTCATTCGCCACCCCATCGACACCATAAAGGGTGTGATTGTGGGCAAGCTGATTCCGCCAAGCCTTGGGCTTTCAACGCAGGGATTCCTGATGAGTGAAGGCAGCGTGGACTCAGAGCCCGTGTACTTTATTCTTGGCGGCGGTAATGATTATCTGAACGCCTTTGTCTTTGATGACACGCGTGACTCCGCGGTCATGAGTGATTATATCGATAACGTGGTTAATGGTCTGGAAGCGTCCGTGCGCCGGCTCGTGCAGTCAGGCGCCAGGAAGGTAGTCGTGATTGGCCTGCCGGATATTGGACTGTCGCCAAAGTTTTTGAATACGCCTGAGGGGCCGCTGCTGTCAAACGCGACCCGCATGCACAACGATAGACTGGCAGACCGTACGCAACAGTGGCGTGGTGAGTGGCCTGAGGTTGATTTTCTCATGGTTGATATCCAGCCGTTTCTTCAAACGGCCATGAACAACCCGGAAAAATCAGGTTTTCTGAATGTGACCGAACCCTGTACGGACGTTAAGCTGCCGCAGGTGCGCGCGCTCAGGCATTCGCCCTTTGCAAGAAACTATGTCCTGTTGCATGCCGAGGCGATGCAGACGGTGGGGCCTGGCCTTCATGGCAAAAACTACAACGTGTGTGACCGACCTGAAACCTATTTGTTCTGGGATGATATTCATCCGTCAACCCGGGCGCATCAGATGATGGCCGTTGAAATCTGTGAGGCCATGAAAGCGCACGGCTATACTATAGAGTGTGCGGTTGCCGGAGAAATATAG
- the smpB gene encoding SsrA-binding protein SmpB — MAGKGKESSTIAQNKKARFDYFIEEEFEAGMVLEGWEVKSLRAGKVHLSDAHVILRTGEAWLLGAQIQPLSTAAAFLHPDPLRTRKLLLSRRELSSLIGSVERQGYTIVPLSLYWKHNLVKIRIALARGKKTHDKRETIKDRDWQRSKARLMRH; from the coding sequence ATGGCGGGTAAAGGGAAAGAAAGTTCAACGATTGCGCAAAACAAAAAAGCGCGTTTTGACTACTTTATTGAGGAAGAGTTTGAGGCAGGGATGGTGCTTGAGGGCTGGGAAGTCAAAAGCCTGCGCGCGGGCAAGGTGCATCTTTCAGATGCGCACGTGATTTTGCGTACCGGTGAGGCGTGGCTTCTTGGGGCGCAGATTCAGCCGCTGTCGACGGCCGCCGCATTTTTACATCCAGACCCGCTGCGTACCCGCAAGCTGCTGCTGTCGCGCCGCGAGCTTTCAAGCCTTATCGGGAGTGTTGAGCGTCAGGGCTATACCATTGTGCCTTTGTCTTTGTATTGGAAGCATAATCTGGTTAAAATCCGTATCGCGCTTGCGCGTGGTAAAAAAACGCATGATAAGCGCGAAACCATTAAAGATCGCGACTGGCAGCGCAGCAAGGCGCGCCTGATGCGTCATTGA
- a CDS encoding peroxiredoxin produces MKPGDSLPALSLATTSGEIRLPDTYRGQWLVLYFYPKDATPGCTQEGRDFRDKAHAFREAGAVILGVSRDSLKSHEKFRSCESFPFELISDTNETLCQTFDVIHDKSMYGKTVRGIERSTFIIDPEGIVRHAWRKVRVPGHVEDVLQTLRQLQTA; encoded by the coding sequence ATGAAACCTGGTGATTCCCTTCCCGCCCTGTCCCTTGCAACCACATCCGGTGAGATACGTCTGCCCGACACATACCGCGGTCAGTGGCTCGTGCTGTATTTCTACCCCAAAGACGCCACTCCGGGCTGCACGCAGGAAGGTCGCGACTTTCGAGATAAAGCACACGCGTTTAGAGAGGCGGGTGCGGTTATACTCGGTGTTTCACGGGACTCCCTTAAAAGCCACGAGAAATTTCGCAGCTGCGAGAGCTTTCCTTTTGAACTGATAAGCGATACTAATGAAACGCTCTGCCAGACGTTTGATGTTATCCATGATAAATCAATGTATGGAAAAACTGTACGCGGCATTGAACGCAGCACGTTTATCATTGACCCTGAGGGCATTGTGCGCCACGCATGGCGCAAGGTGCGGGTACCGGGGCATGTAGAAGATGTTTTACAGACATTGCGGCAGTTACAGACGGCATGA
- a CDS encoding PhoH family protein: MESTGKSARLFVLDTNILMHDPTAIYRFEEHDLYLPMVVLEELDSHKTGLSEVARNVRQTNRMLVELMSNATHAEIVAGLSIPGHANAGKARASGRLFFQTDEFAPLQSSALPGHKADNTLLATALGLQKKHPEKLVVIVSKDINLRIKAGILGIPAEDYYNDKVLDDVNLLHSGLHILAEDFWETHSKDMESWKDSGRTFYRVHGPLVEHWNHNDCLSTADNQFQGIVKAIEPNGAIVEVARDYTQTRNAVWGICARNREQNFALNLLLDPEIDFVSLQGSAGTGKTLLTIAAGLAQVMDEKRYTEIIMTRVTVPVGEDIGFLPGTEEEKMTPWMGALMDNLEVLHNTQEGGSFGRAATQDLLQSRIKIRSLNFMRGRTFLNRFIIIDESQNLTSKQIKTLVTRAGPGSKIICLGDIKQIDTPYLTETTSGLTFAVDRFKNWEHSAHMTLTRGERSRLAFYAAEHL, from the coding sequence ATGGAATCTACAGGCAAAAGCGCCAGACTGTTCGTGCTGGATACCAACATCCTCATGCACGATCCCACCGCGATTTACCGGTTTGAAGAGCATGACTTATACCTGCCGATGGTCGTCCTTGAAGAACTTGACAGCCACAAAACTGGGCTTTCTGAAGTCGCGCGCAACGTTCGCCAGACAAACCGCATGCTCGTTGAACTGATGAGCAATGCCACACATGCGGAAATTGTTGCGGGTCTTAGTATTCCCGGGCATGCAAACGCCGGCAAGGCGCGCGCCAGCGGCCGGCTTTTTTTCCAGACTGATGAATTCGCGCCACTCCAGAGCAGCGCCCTTCCGGGGCACAAAGCCGATAACACCCTTCTGGCAACTGCACTCGGGCTGCAAAAGAAACATCCCGAAAAGCTCGTGGTCATTGTTTCCAAAGACATTAATCTGCGCATCAAAGCCGGCATTCTCGGCATTCCCGCAGAAGACTATTACAACGACAAGGTACTTGATGACGTCAATCTGCTGCACAGCGGACTGCATATCCTCGCAGAAGACTTCTGGGAAACCCATTCAAAAGACATGGAATCCTGGAAGGATTCCGGCCGGACATTTTATCGCGTCCACGGCCCGCTTGTGGAACACTGGAACCACAACGACTGCCTGAGTACCGCTGACAATCAGTTTCAGGGTATCGTTAAAGCCATCGAGCCAAACGGCGCCATAGTCGAGGTGGCACGCGACTATACGCAGACCCGCAATGCGGTCTGGGGCATTTGTGCGCGCAACCGTGAGCAGAATTTCGCCCTGAATCTCCTGCTCGACCCGGAAATCGATTTCGTCAGCCTTCAGGGTTCTGCCGGTACCGGAAAAACGCTCCTGACCATCGCCGCAGGACTTGCACAGGTGATGGATGAAAAGCGCTACACAGAAATCATCATGACCCGTGTCACCGTGCCGGTAGGTGAGGATATCGGTTTTCTGCCAGGCACTGAAGAAGAAAAAATGACGCCCTGGATGGGGGCGTTGATGGACAACCTCGAGGTGCTGCACAACACTCAGGAAGGCGGAAGCTTTGGACGTGCGGCGACCCAGGACCTGCTTCAGTCGCGCATTAAAATCCGCTCACTGAACTTCATGCGCGGACGCACGTTCCTGAACCGCTTCATCATCATCGATGAATCGCAAAACCTGACCTCGAAACAAATCAAGACGCTGGTCACACGTGCAGGCCCTGGCAGTAAAATCATCTGCCTTGGTGATATCAAACAGATTGACACACCCTATCTGACCGAAACCACCTCCGGCCTGACCTTCGCCGTTGACCGTTTCAAGAATTGGGAACACAGTGCACACATGACCCTGACGCGCGGGGAACGCTCGCGGCTCGCGTTCTATGCCGCTGAACACTTGTAG
- a CDS encoding guanosine monophosphate reductase, producing the protein MQTHAITFDDVLLIPAYNHHESRRVVDISVTDKVEKLHLKLPVISSNMDTITESKMANFMSRVGGMGALHRFLSIEDNVAEFKKCTGQVFVSVGTTDTEIERAEALRDAGADFFCIDVAHGHAKYVGKTLKRLRALLGDRCIMAGNVATYAGADYLASCGADLIKAGIGGGSVCSTRIKTGFGVPMLTCIQDCARADRSIVADGGIRTSGDIVKALAFGADFVMIGGMLAGSDSTPGTVITGENGCKVKQYRGMASREAQEAFLGQMQEWKTAEGVATEVPWHNREDEIIADIVGGLRSGLTYAGADTVRELQRKLNYMVVSQASRIESLPHKLLERAGG; encoded by the coding sequence ATGCAAACACATGCGATTACGTTTGACGATGTTTTACTCATCCCGGCCTATAACCACCACGAGTCACGGCGCGTGGTGGACATCAGTGTCACGGATAAAGTCGAAAAGCTCCACCTGAAGCTGCCCGTCATCAGCTCTAACATGGACACCATCACCGAAAGCAAGATGGCAAATTTCATGTCGCGCGTTGGCGGTATGGGCGCGCTGCACCGTTTTTTGAGCATCGAAGATAACGTGGCTGAGTTCAAAAAATGCACGGGCCAGGTGTTTGTTTCGGTGGGCACTACCGACACAGAAATTGAACGCGCGGAAGCGCTCAGGGATGCAGGTGCCGATTTTTTCTGCATTGATGTGGCGCACGGACACGCGAAGTATGTCGGCAAAACCCTGAAACGTCTGCGTGCATTGCTGGGCGATCGCTGCATCATGGCCGGTAACGTGGCAACTTATGCAGGCGCTGATTACCTCGCATCCTGCGGCGCCGACCTCATCAAAGCCGGTATTGGCGGCGGGTCGGTTTGCAGCACGCGGATTAAAACCGGCTTTGGCGTCCCCATGCTCACCTGCATTCAGGATTGTGCGCGCGCCGATCGGTCCATTGTTGCCGATGGCGGCATCCGTACCTCCGGCGACATCGTCAAGGCGCTCGCTTTTGGCGCTGATTTCGTCATGATTGGCGGCATGCTCGCGGGCAGCGACTCGACCCCGGGCACGGTTATCACCGGGGAGAATGGCTGCAAGGTCAAACAATACCGCGGCATGGCTTCACGTGAAGCCCAGGAAGCCTTTCTCGGCCAGATGCAGGAATGGAAAACCGCCGAAGGGGTAGCAACCGAAGTGCCCTGGCATAACCGCGAAGACGAAATCATTGCGGATATCGTCGGCGGCCTGCGCTCAGGCCTTACCTATGCCGGCGCCGATACCGTTCGCGAGTTACAGCGAAAGCTTAATTACATGGTTGTCAGCCAGGCAAGCCGGATTGAAAGCCTGCCCCATAAACTTCTGGAACGCGCCGGCGGATAA
- a CDS encoding alpha/beta hydrolase — MKINDFRWMRQGLSLEYPTRSDLNFLRPINEKKSGTSKALLMLHGFSSSPAVFRCLIPELPEFDALMAPLLPGHGESISAFADSDAAAWIAASEASVESLLETYDEVHVLGLSLGGLLAVHLGQRYPLHHLWLLAPALAINLPTNLLLPTAKFLQKLGFVRLRARSGNICRQGVCELTYRQLPIGTICEIMELIRDFPDALPTCPTDIFLGRHDMVVNSEAVAARFMDAPNTTLHWLKNSAHVLPLDNDFREIAACIRAHVGAHETA; from the coding sequence ATGAAAATTAATGATTTCCGCTGGATGCGACAGGGGCTGTCTCTAGAGTATCCAACGCGCAGTGACCTCAACTTCCTTCGCCCGATTAACGAAAAGAAGAGCGGCACCTCAAAGGCGCTGTTGATGCTGCACGGCTTTTCTTCATCACCCGCGGTCTTTCGCTGCCTTATCCCTGAACTGCCTGAATTTGACGCACTCATGGCACCACTGCTTCCAGGGCATGGTGAGAGCATTAGCGCCTTCGCTGACAGCGATGCCGCCGCCTGGATTGCCGCTTCAGAAGCGTCCGTTGAGAGCCTGCTTGAAACGTATGACGAGGTGCATGTGCTGGGGCTTTCACTCGGTGGCCTGCTCGCGGTGCACCTTGGGCAACGCTATCCGCTCCATCACCTCTGGCTGCTGGCTCCAGCACTGGCTATCAATTTACCAACAAACCTTCTGCTGCCAACCGCAAAATTTTTGCAAAAACTGGGTTTCGTGCGTCTTCGGGCCCGCTCTGGCAATATCTGCAGACAGGGCGTGTGCGAGCTGACCTATCGCCAGCTACCCATTGGTACAATTTGTGAAATCATGGAGCTTATACGTGACTTTCCTGACGCGCTCCCCACGTGCCCGACTGACATCTTTTTGGGGCGACACGACATGGTTGTTAACTCAGAAGCGGTTGCCGCACGGTTTATGGATGCACCCAATACCACCCTGCACTGGCTTAAGAACTCAGCACATGTGCTGCCGCTTGATAATGATTTTCGAGAGATAGCCGCCTGCATACGCGCGCATGTTGGAGCGCATGAGACGGCGTGA